Proteins encoded in a region of the Homo sapiens chromosome 9, GRCh38.p14 Primary Assembly genome:
- the RMI1 gene encoding recQ-mediated genome instability protein 1, with protein MNVTSIALRAETWLLAAWHVKVPPMWLEACINWIQEENNNVNLSQAQMNKQVFEQWLLTDLRDLEHPLLPDGILEIPKGELNGFYALQINSLVDVSQPAYSQIQKLRGKNTTNDLVTAEAQVTPKPWEAKPSRMLMLQLTDGIVQIQGMEYQPIPILHSDLPPGTKILIYGNISFRLGVLLLKPENVKVLGGEVDALLEEYAQEKVLARLIGEPDLVVSVIPNNSNENIPRVTDVLDPALGPSDEELLASLDENDELTANNDTSSERCFTTGSSSNTIPTRQSSFEPEFVISPRPKEEPSNLSIHVMDGELDDFSLEEALLLEETVQKEQMETKELQPLTFNRNADRSIERFSHNPNTTNNFSLTCKNGNNNWSEKNVSEQMTNEDKSFGCPSVRDQNRSIFSVHCNVPLAHDFTNKEKNLETDNKIKQTSSSDSHSLNNKILNREVVNYVQKRNSQISNENDCNLQSCSLRSSENSINLSIAMDLYSPPFVYLSVLMASKPKEVTTVKVKAFIVTLTGNLSSSGGIWSITAKVSDGTAYLDVDFVDEILTSLIGFSVPEMKQSKKDPLQYQKFLEGLQKCQRDLIDLCCLMTISFNPSLSKAMVLALQDVNMEHLENLKKRLNK; from the coding sequence atgaatgtgACTAGTATTGCATTAAGAGCTGAAACTTGGCTTTTAGCTGCATGGCATGTTAAAGTACCTCCGATGTGGCTGGAAGCTTGTATTAACTGgattcaagaagaaaataataatgttaactTGAGTCAGGcccaaatgaataaacaagtgtTTGAGCAGTGGCTCCTTACTGATCTGAGGGATTTGGAGCATCCTCTTTTACCCGATGGCATTTTAGAAATTCCAAAAGGAGAATTAAATGGATTTTATGCTCTGCAGATTAATTCCTTGGTTGATGTAAGTCAGCCTGCATACTCCCAGATACAGAAGTTGAGAGGAAAGAATACAACAAATGATCTAGTTACAGCTGAAGCACAAGTAACCCCAAAACCTTGGGAAGCAAAGCCTTCACGAATGTTGATGCTGCAGCTAACTGATGGAATCGTACAAATACAGGGAATGGAATATCAGCCTATTCCAATTCTTCATAGTGATCTTCCTCCAGGTACAAAAATTTTGATTTATGGAAATATATCTTTCCGTCTTGGTGTTCTCTTATTGAAACCAGAAAACGTGAAAGTGTTAGGAGGTGAAGTAGATGCTCTTTTAGAAGAATATGCCCAAGAAAAAGTACTTGCAAGATTAATAGGGGAACCTGATCTTGTAGTTTCAGTCATACCAAACAATTCTAACGAAAACATTCCCAGAGTTACAGATGTTCTAGATCCTGCATTAGGTCCTTCTGATGAAGAACTCTTGGCAAGTCTTGATGAAAATGATGAGCTTACAGCAAATAATGACACTTCCTCAGAACGATGTTTCACCACAGGTAGTTCCTCAAATACCATTCCCACAAGACAGTCAAGTTTTGAGCCAGAATTTGTTATTTCTCCAAGACCAAAAGAGGAACCATCAAACCTATCTATACATGTAATGGATGGAGAATTAGATGACTTTTCACTGGAGGAGGCCTTGCTTTTAGAAGAAACTGTCCAGAAAGAACAGATGGAAACTAAGGAATTGCAACCATTGACTTTTAACAGAAATGCCGATCGAAGTATAGAGAGATTTTCACATAATCCTAATACTACGAATAACTTTTCTTTGACttgcaaaaatggaaacaataattgGAGTGAAAAAAATGTATCTGAACAAATGACTAATGAAGACAAATCATTTGGTTGTCCATCTGTTAGAGACCAAAACAGGAGTATTTTTTCAGTTCATTGTAATGTACCCTTAGCCCatgattttacaaataaagaaaagaacttagagacagataataaaataaaacaaaccagcAGTTCAGATAGCCattccttaaataataaaatattaaatagagaGGTGGTCAACTATGTACAGAAAAGGAATTCACAAATTTCTAATGAAAATGATTGTAATTTACAGAGTTGTTCTTTAAGATCATCAGAGAATAGCATTAATCTTTCTATTGCCATGGATTTGTATTCTCCACCCTTTGTCTATTTGTCTGTTCTAATGGCCAGCAAACCAAAGGAAGTTACAACAGTGAAAGTGAAAGCATTTATTGTAACCTTAACTGGAAATCTCTCAAGTTCTGGTGGTATTTGGAGTATAACTGCAAAGGTGTCTGATGGTACTGCATATCTAGATGTAGACTTTGTGGATGAAATACTTACTAGCTTGATAGGGTTCTCAGTACCAGAAATGAAACAGTCAAAAAAGGATCCTCTTCAATACCAAAAGTTCCTGGAAGGGTTGCAGAAATGTCAAAGAGATCTAATAGATTTGTGCTGTCTAATgactatttcatttaatccttcctTGTCTAAAGCAATGGTACTGGCATTACAAGATGTTAATATGGAACACCTTGAGAATCTAAAGAAGcggttaaataaataa